In one Chionomys nivalis chromosome 13, mChiNiv1.1, whole genome shotgun sequence genomic region, the following are encoded:
- the Hus1b gene encoding checkpoint protein HUS1B, with amino-acid sequence MRFRARITSKSVLELFIQVSGTVTKLAKVCVLRVCPDRLCFCPTGLPGEARLWGEVKRGVFHHFCMEGVSEEFNEIYLELMSEHLARAVKNAGNASSLKLQLTNKLRPCLTVVVELASCPGHTRAMVHDLPVKVLPRRWWKECTEPRVWASDVSVYLPSLKTLKNMVERMANVGDRVLVEANLNGKMNLSVETDVVTIKSYFKNLGNPPKAVMGATQGGDPGNMVQVRVDNRKLLLCFEGQQINPTVALCNILSNTLLHLVLVHDGVSLQYFIPAS; translated from the coding sequence ATGAGGTTTCGGGCCAGGATCACCAGCAAGAGTGTTCTAGAACTCTTTATCCAGGTCAGCGGCACCGTAACAAAGCTGGCGAAGGTCTGTGTGCTCCGCGTGTGTCCGGACAGGCTGTGCTTCTGCCCCACAGGCCTGCCGGGTGAGGCCCGGTTGTGGGGTGAGGTGAAGCGGGGCGTCTTCCACCACTTCTGCATGGAGGGTGTTTCGGAGGAGTTCAATGAGATCTATCTAGAGCTGATGTCTGAGCATCTGGCCAGAGCCGTAAAGAATGCGGGCAACGCTTCATCCCTGAAGCTCCAGCTCACCAACAAGCTTCGTCCCTGCCTCACTGTGGTGGTGGAGCTGGCGTCGTGTCCTGGCCACACCCGCGCCATGGTCCACGACTTGCCTGTGAAGGTGCTTCCTAGAAGGTGGTGGAAAGAGTGCACCGAGCCCCGAGTTTGGGCCTCTGATGTGAGTGTTTATCTGCCATCTTTGAAGACCCTGAAGAACATGGTGGAGAGAATGGCAAACGTGGGCGATCGTGTGCTGGTGGAAGCAAACCTAAATGGCAAAATGAACTTGAGCGTAGAAACTGATGTAGTGACAattaaaagctattttaaaaatcttggaAATCCTCCAAAGGCTGTTATGGGTGCGACTCAAGGTGGAGACCCAGGGAACATGGTGCAAGTGAGGGTGGACAATAGGAAGCTGCTACTATGTTTTGAAGGACAGCAGATAAATCCCACAGTGGCTCTATGTAATATTTTGAGCAATACTCTGCTTCATCTTGTTTTGGTTCATGATGGTGTCTCTCTTCAGTATTTTATCCCTGCTTCATAA